The Pygocentrus nattereri isolate fPygNat1 chromosome 2, fPygNat1.pri, whole genome shotgun sequence genome has a window encoding:
- the LOC108443963 gene encoding histidine N-acetyltransferase-like, giving the protein MECEMGVCLGESDGLTFWLARTQDYDEVMAISKGVYGGIDYLPHRYHSWMTEPNRVTIIARRDGKLVALESGLVVDGGTTEVVTGLRVCPSERGRGLAGVIQRVTDRYIKQVYPSVNIKRLTRSDDPGPEKLFTVLARRAVLSLQGKAETFDSFVLGLKAKLANMEKSGEVTATSHELVVLKDSHHLKALLLDPDLSSRLQLPGGAIIQDWLPLKPMESNLEVLRRSNLSWLADISNDKPTFMSCCTPPYPVPFNGGSLRLNIDMYGEVLFLAIKAMIIHLEQVREQIYGGVVVHIYIPHSLWEGMKKFCEGDEGVKQYMDFWEQLFLERELS; this is encoded by the exons ATGGAATGTGAAATGGGAGTGTGTTTGGGAGAGAGTGATGGACTAACGTTTTGGCTGGCCAGAACACAGGACTATGATGAGGTGATGGCCATATCGAAAGGCGTCTATGGAGGCATAGACTACCTACCTCATCGTTATCACAGCTGGATGACCGAGCCGAATAGAGTCACCATAATCGCCAGGAGAGATGGGAAGCTG GTGGCACTGGAGTCTGGACTGGTAGTAGATGGGGGCACAACAGAGGTGGTGACAGGGCTACGGGTGTGTCCGAGTGAACGAGGTCGTGGTCTggctggagtgatccagagaGTGACTGACAGATACATTAAGCAGGTTTACCCAAGTGTAAATATCAAGCGGCTAACAAGAAGTGATGACCCAGGACCTGAAAAACTATTCACTGTTCTGGCTCGACGG GCCGTGCTGTCTTTACAAGGAAAAGCTGAGACCTTTGATAGCTTTGTTTTAGGCCTGAAAGCAAAACTGGCCAACATGGAGAAGTCAGGTGAAGTCACAGCCACCTCCCACGAACTAGTTGTTCTGAAGGACAGTCATCACCTGAAGGCCTTACTCCTAGACCCTGACCTGTCGTCCAGATTGCAGCTTCCAGGAGGTGCCATCATCCAAGACTGGCTGCCTCTGAAGCCGATGGAGAGCAATTTGGAAGTCTTAAGAAGAAGTAACCTTTCCTGGTTAGCTGACATTTCCAATGATAAACCCACATTCATGAGCTGTTGCACACCTCCCTACCCTGTTCCATTTAATGGAGGGTCTTTAAGGTTGAACATAGATATGTATGGAGAAGTTCTTTTCCTGGCAATAAAAGCAATGATAATCCATTTGGAACAGGTAAGGGAGCAGATTTACGGAGGTGTGGTGGTTCATATCTACATACCTCATAGTCTATGGGAGGGCATGAAAaagttctgtgagggagatgaGGGAGTGAAGCAATACATGGATTTCTGGGAGCAGCTGTTTCTGGAGAGAGAGTTGTCATGA